The genomic stretch AATGCGTCCACGGCATTCCGCCCTATGTCATCCCTATACACCCTCGATATGAGCACCTCCCCCTTATGATTGTACACGAATAGGCCCCCGATCATATTGACGATAGCCTATTTActgaaagaaataaaacatattcgCCGTGAGACATATCCCAATTCCTAATTTCAATTGAACAAGCACTTGTGTACGGATAAGTTGATTGTTAATCAATAAAACAGGATAtgaccaataaaataaaaccgataCAGTTAAAAATTATACTGTATCACTAAAAGTAACTCACGTTTCGTTAGGAAGATGCATTGAttcttaaaattgatttattttagcaaaaaatcagcgtaagtattttaataatttcattttaggGCAGTTTCGCAAAATGTTGAAGAATATTAGACGATACTATACCCGCCCCCAAAGTGAAACGTCAATAGCTAGAAGCACAGATATCAAATACTTGATGCCAAATTAGACTGCAAAAGACCATATaacataactaaaataaaataggagttgggcaaaattaaatagaaacaactttttaacaattttacgaagttttaataactctatgatatttaaaaaaatgtggaataatgtttgttatatcattgattattaaaaattttaattttctgaaCTTCTTTTTACATGACGTATCTTTGTTactaaagaataaaaattacgTCCACATCACTAAAAACATAGACAATTTATGAAAGGTAAGgaaaatgtaattttgtcaATGGTGTGAGATTTGGGTCGATTATGTCATGGCGGGTTAGATGTTTCGGCACTGGGTTTCGTTGAATTTGTTTTGAATTACGCTGTCAATGATCTCGTTTGGTCAATCGGTGTTTAACACTTACGGTATCTGTATACTGATAATCGTTTCGTAAACATTTCAAATGCTGAAACAATTGCAAATGGGCATTCGCGCGTTCATGCTAATCGCATCCAAAGTATGGAGTTGTTTTTGTTACATGTTTAGAAAGCAATATCGAGcggtaaatataaatttttagcgGTTGTTTAgtgaaatttaatgtatttacaaGTTTTGTGTCTCACGTGGTGTTTGCTTTTCAGTTGGCTCAATATCAATCTgtcaaatatgaaatatatccaCTATCCCCTGTATCTCGACACAGGCTGAGTAAGTATCTTCAGATTTTATCAATGTCTATTAATAATATGGCCAATCATATTGTGATTTACATCCGTGCAATTTTATCAGGGACATGCTGGACACGTTATCGGTATAGATCCTTGTCTATTTATAGCACTATCTCGAAACTCTTGTATAATAAACAAGACGTTTTCATTATTGGAAATTTaacgtttacattttaatttaaacacatgGCCCGCAAATGTTTAACacatgttttgtttaaattagttttgatGTCTTATAAGATTCATATTAATGCCTAACAACATGCTAGTACATTTCGTAATTCATAATGTTAATGTTCATTTGAGTTATGAAAGTTGAAAGCATAAAAAGTACctctaaaacatttaaataattttacattgaatTTCACTGTGCAAAGATGATAAATGAAATGTCTTGCCCTTGATATGTTATTATACACTCTTATAAGTTAACTTTGACTTGATCAAtaggatattatatatttttttgtaataaaatataaaaattatgcataagtaattaaaaacttgctataaaattactttttaatgtttacatcatacaataataaactccgtgactataaaaataatagatatacatTCAGatgtattaaatatgaataagatGTGGTCTACCACAAACAGCTATGAAAAACCCAACATATGATATTATGACTAATACAAAACATTGTCTctcttaaaactttaaaattataaggtAACAATCatataatggaaaataaatttCCTTGAACAGTTAATATGGACTTTCAGCTTTTCAATATCTGTTAATCTGATTTTTATCTGATTCGTCATTGGTAGACCAAAGTCAACAATGCAATCTGGCACCGATGAGCATTAAGTATTTAGTCGGATTAGTAAAACTGTACGTAAGGCTAATCTATTATATTAACTTACTTTGAAgcttcttaattaaaaatattgtttatataccaCTTTAGATTGGGCTCATAGATATTGTAGttgtataaatcaataaaacagTGGATGATCAAATAAACTGTTTATTggcaaatgttttattaataatacataattaaatattattacatccCTGTCGCTGTAATCTATTGTCAACCTGATATGAGAAGtttcaacaaatattataaatttaaacaagcaGAGTAAATTACTTGGAATTcagtttattgaaataaatattttaaataaaaaataatttcattcacaaaattggttttaaaacatattattatgatgTTAAAAAGTactcattcaaaatcaaaataaatgacatacttttttaatgaaatataattatgagtataaatcttgtttttaaaaatactatctataagaatatattcataAGTTGATAAACAATTCCCGCTGGtcattattatatcttatctGAATAAATAACTTTTGATTGAATATGTTTATCAATCATTTTGCAATGTTTAAATTTCAAGGTAACTTTCTCTCAATAAAAAACTTAGTGCTGCATacgtaaatactttatttaaaactagcaaGTCACTATGAGATTTGAAATAAccacttgaaatgtttttaacaataaattggaTGCAATGGGTACCTAATGAAACCGAAAAgggtacaaatatattttattgcaaagagagataaaaatacatactgtttGAGCATACACTTAAATGTAAGCATTTACGAAACACAACTTAACATCAACAACAGCATCTGGTCTTTCTATGTTTATAATACCATTTATCAATTATACTATtgacaattacataaaaaattgtaacaacCATCTCTTAAGTAAAGCATATACTTTTCATATTCATAAACCAATACTTTCCTTTCAATTCTAGATTcgatcaaatatattattaatgcatatgatattatatagcctgttcaatacatttttaattaaataagttcagAATCGGCAAAAGCGGCTAACATatgcaattaaaacatttttctttctGTCACTTTACACGCTACCTTTACCCTTAGAAAGCCCCTTTATCAGATGAGAGAGGATAGAGAAAATGTTTTTGGATAATAGCTTAGAGATTACCAGTGTTACCAGTCATACTTCTGCGAGCATATAGTGCAGATCTCTTTCTCATATCTGATCTGATCTCTTTATCCTACTGTCAGAATGCCGCAACATTGGTAAAGCACACATTCCTTTCGTTAAGATTTTCTACAGTGTTCAAAATTTGATCCAGTATTTAGTGtatccatataaaaatattatgtgttaataagtattatatactctgattgaatataaaaagcaaattatattatttttcttataaatcatTCATTAGTATTAATGTTCAAGTGTCTATGTGAAATTTCATTATTTGCgaaattattcaattcaattcaattcaattcttggtttaatggcttttagttgtgccgacaaggcacagattatttcgccaatgtcacgtgggatggagaagacacgaaagagattgattggtacagttgaggaaacaaactcaattaaattttgaagattaaCATAATCGTAGTAAGCGAAATTATTTAGTCGTCATTAAATGATGACGTGGACTCGTTAACTACCAGGCAACCCTTTTTTGCACAGTAACTCCGTCACAAAGAAAGTCTTTGAAATTGTCCATTgtctaaaataaacattttttttctctgtACAACTTTCTCCAGCTATTTTCTGTGAGATTTGTGTAGTTCAAAAACTTTATTGCTATTTATCAATAGATAGTTTTTCACACATCctatgtttgttaaatatttgttagtgtttataatataacggTTTTGTCGTGTcctatacaaattttattattattatatttcgaagtatataatttatttgcattttaaatatatctcctTAAATTAATCAAAGCATCTATTACAATCATAACAATATTTTGCTATAAATAACAAGGACGTAGTGActgcataaataaatttatataatgtaatttccATGACTACAGAACGCATGCTAACGAGGCGGACACGAAATCGgattatttgttttgatatcccaaatatataacattaatatcgTTTCTGAGTCGTATCTAGTGTTACAAATGTTCTCTAGTcgtatttttagggttccgtataCAAAGGGTATAACGGATCCCTATTAATAAGTCTCCTCTATTTGTCTGTTACCAGGCAATATTACATGAGACGTGATAATCagtcacttaaaatatttataggggGTCCTATACAACAGGCAGGACTTTTTGAGACTTGATAGATAATAGTACGGAACCCTTCGTGTGCTAGTCCTACTCGCTCTTGGCCAGtttctttattcattttataatatgaaggtTGACTGGCAAATGTGCCGCATAATGGTTTGTGGTCAATACCGCACGTAGATACTAgtgctgtaagtaatattaaccattccttactgTGGCTAATGCACAGCAAACCATTGAAACTAAGAGCTTATATTCCTTGTATCTCTAATTCAactgactcacccttcgaacTGATATACAACAATACTAGATATTGCTGTTTCGAGGTAGAATAATGTTGTGTTTCTAACTATAATCTATACCaacaagcgacccgccccgtcttcgtaagggtgcaatgatatgacattaaagtggaaacttctaaaattatcattatatacaaaaaaaatctcgaatcactctatcttatataaaaaaccgcatcaaaattatttgcgcagttttaaagatttaagcatacatatctATAGAGAGACAgagaatgcgactttgttttatactatgtagtgatagtgaagtataaaatttacttatggtatttactttgtggtagggctttatgcaagcccgcctgggtaggaacagatattctaccgctaaacaacaacacgcagtattgttgtgttccggtttgaagggtgagtgagccagtgtaactacaggcacaagggacatagcatcttagctcccaaggttggttgatgtaaggaatagttaatatttcttacagcgtcattgtctatgggtgatggtgatcacttaccatcaggtggctcataggCTCGTCCACCaatctattacataaaaaaaagaaaataataataaaatatatttatgtaaattccAGGTCTAGTCAAGAGAAAAATGCTGGTCTTAGACTTGGACGAGACGCTCATACACTCGCACCACGACGCGATGCTGCGGCCGACGGTGAAGCCGGGCACGCCGCCGGACTTCGTGCTCAAAGTGACGATAGACAAACACCCGGTCAGATTCTTCGTGCATAAACGGCCTCATGTCGATTATTTCTTGGATATAGTGAGTTgaacttattatatttcttgtataaCCAATAACAAAacgtactttattcaagtaggcttttacaagcactttttaatcgtacaacaacagcctgtaaattcccactgctgggctaaaagcctcctctccctttgaggagaaggcttggaacatattccaccacgctgttccaatgcgggttggtggaatacacatgtggcagaatttctatgaaatttgtcagatgcaggtttcctcacgatgttttccttcaccgttgagtacgacatgaattataaagacaaattaagcacatgaatcagcggtgctcgcctgggtttgaacccgcaatcatcggttaagatgcacgcgttctaaccactgggccatctagatattagtgtatgtttttaatatattgtacagTGTTATCAAGTACCTAGAGTAAAACGACTTACATACTTAAATGGGAAACAATtgaataagatttaaaaataagtattatgtaCTCGTGttaacaaaaaattacattttcataaaaaaatgaacgaggatttaaatatattagattattGAACTTAATTACGTTGATTAGCATATTTCGAacagtaattaaattaacatccaAACTCGTTACACTATATAGCTCTGCTATGTTATGTATCAACaacagttaataattaaaatatatttttctatatacaatctatatacatataataaaatcgcagtgtccgtttgtaatatttaaataatcgctttttactgAATACATATAGCAAAATGacatttttgacaaaaaaaatctgtctgtttgttccgatcGGTACGGCTGtatcgattttgacggaacttatACTGACCAATAGCTGATGCAATGAGGAATAACGTAGGATACGTCAATAACCTtttggttaaaaataaacagacgCATGAAGTCGTGGACTCAGCTagtttataaatcaacattgtTGCACCCAACAACTTTATAtccgaaataaatttattcgaaattcaaaactaTTAATGTTTTTCACAAAATCACAGATAATATAGATAGTGACCAATGACGTCCTCCTGCCATTGAAAGTAACTATAAAGACTTGTTTCGTCATGCTTCAGGTGTCACAGTGGTACGAGCTGGTGGTTTTCACAGCGTCGATGGAGATATACGGCGCGGCGGTCGCCGACAAGCTGGACAATGGACGAGGGATCCTCAGGAGGAGGTTTTACAGGTATTgtagaaataattttgtattcaataaGTGTCTAATTGACTAATTGAcattgcgaaaaataaattgtgaattattgtaatcagtgtaaattatgagtttaaaaatggttgtttactaacgaaagttgaaaatagtacccaatttattcaaaaatcaataagtaaaaatgcaaattttcaaacgtttgtcacgtgatacaacgctcctgattggctgggcttatgatgaaTTTACTTTCTTGTacactttgcttttctactatatgtaccgcagattaaaataaaggaaagtgacgtcaccgaccccattgcaacgccatattgtccaagtagcgtttttgcgcgatattttaatatggaattaaaaaacacaacttttacggGGTTCCCAACTtctaccaaaataatataaaatggattttaaaaaccagtcaaatagcctattgtaattttatttgttactaatttttattttaatgtattatgttCATGTTAAAGAATAAGATTTAtgtgcatattttaaaataattgataggGATGTGGAATATTATGGTACATGATTGTGCCCATAGATAATGTGACCATATGTACTGTTTCAAATAGGATAGTCCTGCTTACTCTGTCCTGCCTGTAATTGTGATTACCTACAAAACATTATCATAAAAACCCTtggaaattttaaatgatatgtaGGTACCAAGTTATACtaacgttaattattttttcaaaatatgtattaaaaatatttgttagtgATATGtatatgacatatttattttaaaacaatgttgatttatttaaattttcagacAGCACTGTACTGCAGAACACGGGTCATACACAAAGAACCTGTCGTCGATATGTGACGACCTAAACAGGGTCTTTATCCTAGACAATTCTCCGGGAGCATACCGGGATTTCCCAGGtaataataaagcttttttatgaaattattaaattacaatattcttAGAATTTGTGAAGTTTTTATCAAAAGTACTATATTAAACCTGAATACGGTGACAAAGTTTGAAGACTATTTACAGgtgaagataaataataaataaatatgagacaacatcacatacattactctgatcccaatgtaagtagctgaagcacttgtgttatggaaatcagaagtaacgacggtaccacaaacacccagacccaagacaacataataaaactaatagtaatctacatcgactcggccaggaatcgaacccgggtcctcagagtggcgtacccatgaaaaccggtgtacacaccactcgaccatggaggtcgtcaaatatatcaataaaatattttataaatgttaaacaaGATGTTACGtcctataaatttatttaattagctgTCACCATATCCAGgtctaaatatgtaattaaaatcccaacgccttttaaataaaactagttataacggattttaatcgcgtatattgattatttttggacatcccgacgtttcgagcactttacagcgttcgtggtcacgggtagaaacgaacgctgtaaagtaaagtaaaatcctttataactagttttatttaaatgtgtaataatcgcgaaaatttaagacaacattatcccAACGCCTGCCTAACgctaacacacacacacacacacacactgtgTGTTGCAGACAACGCCATCCCCATCAAGTCGTGGTTCTCGGACCCGCTGGACGTGGCGCTGCTCAACCTGCTGCCGGCGCTCGACGCGCTGCGCTTCACGCACGACGTGCGCTCCGTGCTGTCGCGCAACCTGCACCTGCACCGCCTGTGGTAGCGACCGCGGTACGTGTCCCCCGCGCCGCACTGTAGTTAGCGCCTCACGCACACGTGCGCACCCTGCACCTGCACCGCCTGTGGTAGCGACCGCGGTACGTGTCCCCCGCGCCGCACTGTAGTTAGCGCCTCACGCACACGTGCGCACCCTGCACCTGCACCGCCTGTGGTAGCGACCGCGGTACGTGTCCCCCGCGCCGCACTGTAGTTAGCGCCTCACGCACACGTGCGCACCCTGCACCTGCACCGCCTGTGGTAGCGACCGCGGTACGTGTCCCCCGCGCCGCACTGTAGTTAGCGCCTCACGCACACGTGCGCACCCTGCACCTGCACCGCCTGTGGTAGCGACCGCGGTACGTGTCCCCCGCGCCGCACTGTAGTTAGCGCCTCACGCACACGTGCGCACCCTGCACCTGCACCGCCTGTGGTAGCGACCGCGGTACGTGTCCCCCGCGCCGCACTGTAGTTAGCGCCTCACGCACACGTGCGCACCCTGCACCTGCACCGCCTGTGGTAGCGACCGCGGTACGTGTCCCCCGCGCCGCACTGTAGTTAGCGCCTCACGCACACGTGCGCACCCTGCACCTGCACCGCCTGTGGTAGCGACCGCGGTACGTGTCCCCCGCGCCGCACTGTAGTTAGCGCCTCACGCACACGTGCGCACCCTGCACCTGCACCGCCTGTGGTAGCGACCGCAACCTGCCCAGacatgaccacttaccatcaggatgCCCGTTTGCTAGTCTACCTctctttttatatgataataaatgatgtttaataataacttttctttatatttcaGGCGAATACCGGCTTTTGTACAAATGAAGGAGGCCGTGGCGCTTCCGGatcctatttattattatttttttcactcGTTAGGTCCTTCAGCGCTTctattcaaatatacatatagatttaatatagttaaataatgtttttttttaagttttgtttttaaaatgaaaagtgaTTAGTGTATAATATACCTAGACAGTGTATATTTTAAGTCGACCTACATGTGTGGGAGTGTGGGTAGTTTTTGAAACGCCCATTAATTATCTGTGGAACGCTATGGACTTGGACCTTCATGTGTCTCTTTCGCTCGTACCGTGTAGAGCGAGACGGCTGATTTCTATACCGGATTTTGTTTAAGTGTAGTATGTAGTTATCTTAAGAACCATTACACACGAATGGTTTGTGCTCTCCGTTACTTgaaaggaatatttttattatacttcctttctatgcaaaattttattgcaatcaaagattttcttttttcactttgtatcaatatttgtaaattttaatacaaaattatatattttaaaactcggagagaatgttttatataaaagtttcgattgtgttacaataaataaatgtaatttagtttttcaaaaattgtatgaaatttaattgtttCCATACAATGATTCGATGACTGTGTGATATTTTGAATCAACGTTAAGTACTCAAAAGACCCCACCTATGTTAACGAGTAACAACAGTTAGTGGAACTCACATTGCTATAACAAACTTAGAACCAGAaagtaatataacttaaataccTAATAACTTACTTGTTACCTTCACGACAAGCAttactgtaaatatttactaacctCAAGACTTGTATCAAAACTATCAGATTTACATTCTATATTagaatgtattatgtatacttattacttttaaacatttcattaaCAATAGAGTAAATATTATTGGAAATTGTAAAGCTACCGTTACATTGGAATCAAATAAAAGCTCATTTTAAAGTGTGgtacttatatataaagatcatatttgtgTCAGCTATGTTGATGATTTTGAAGTATTCTTGTTAGTGATATGAACTCTTTAAgtgacttatatttttttttttatttgaatgtataatACCTTGaagcatattaaataaatatagttgtgTTCGAACTATACAGCCAcggttttcaaaattataatcgtTTCATTACATTATAAACTTATGATTATGTTATAATGAACTTCTAAATGCAGTCTGTATAAGTTTTGATATACTCTAACGTACGATTTACGTTATATGTTTTACAACATACAGCCATAACGAATGACAAAAAAATTGGCGCCAAAATTCAAATGTCACAATGacaagcaaaaaatatatttcaaactaatTCAGCACAGTCTTTGCTTTATTACAAAGTAATAGTACTTAAAAAGCGATGTgagtttcaatataaaaattctgTTAGACGATTTTCTcttttaatcataaaatgttTCATACCAAACAATATTGAGATGTTATGTTAGTTTATCATAAGCGAAATTATGAATGTTTGTCGTTTCCTAATTGGTGCAAAActgaactttttctataaatattgtaaaaaacttaaatttaaacgatTCGTTTGTATAAAGCAGTCCTGTAAaaggcttttttaatatttggaaaGTAACAAATCATGTCATTgacttaagttatttttaagacAATAGCGCTGTGTAATGTAAAGCGTAGCGTCGCATTGAcatcaagtttttaatttataatctgttactGACTACCCTACACAAGTCATTTTGTATTAAAGTTCCCGAATTCATTGTCTTGTTCCTTTCGTGTTAAGTATTTTCAAAACGTAATAAATGCTACATTTAAATAAGAACAAATGTAAAATATGATTTGTAagtagaaaaatttaaagatttcgATGTAAGTCTGTAAATCAATGTCGCTATTGGCtgttattacattattacattattaaattaaacattaaacaaatTTCACTCTGAATGTAAACCTAGTTCAAAATAACGAATTaatacacacacagacacaaataaagaattatttagaattagaaaaaaaataaaaaattcgatTTCGATTCTATTGCAGccaaaatactttatttcaaGTCTgttcacacatacacacacacacagaatataatttaaatatcgaatgtaTAGTTGTTTTCCCTTTAAGTTCagctaaacatatattaaaacgtaAATGTCAGTGTGACGCTAACAATATGACAATAGTGTAATAATGTGACTTCTATGTACAAAAATACCGAAGCAGTTACAAATTGTATTTACTGAAAAACGCTATTCAATATTGCTATTAAATTGCACCTTTAtttaatgcaattattattatatagttaatatGATAAGCTATTTTCGACCTTATTTCGAAGGACATAgggtaatattatttaagacagGTTAAGTACGTGTATgtatagagtttttttttttacagcgaTATTGAAAAGCGTTTTTAGTAAACGTTTAGATGTTTTATCCTTGTTATTTAAAAGCACGATTACGCTAGATTAATGGACTCTGGTTTTTATTGATTGGATTATGTTAAAAACTTATTATCTGTGAACAATAACTGTAAACCGACTACGGATCGAAGCAAAGAACTGAGAAACAAATGAGTTGTTTTTATCACAACCCACTATACCGGTTTTTTGATGACGTCATAATTCGCAAAGTAACCGTTCGTTTATATATGAAAGAAACCTTACCTTAAACAAACaccaataattttaatgatgtgAACATTACCGCCTTTCACGCCGTAGTCGGTTAAACACCATCGAAACAGTTTATTGatgtattttaaactttaatgtcAAGGCAgaagtttcatttttaaagtcCATGACAACTAAATTGTATGTTAAAAATCATGGTTTTCTACTGATCAAGAGGTTTGATACAATTTATAGactctgttttaattatatttgttaaaatataaagaaaaatatttgatgtaattgttctttatgtatTATTGACTCGTGAAATAACCGAGATCCTGCCTTTATCACCGTTAGGGACTAAATTCTAATTATACTTGAAGAAAGCATTGAACTTTTCAAGTGCattcacatttttataatttcaaaatccTATATTGacgaaaaacaaattaacaacGAAAAGAATTCGAACGATGATTAATATAATcggagatataaaaaaaatgttttttttttataagcggACAAAGGACTAaattacagattaaatattttaaaaagagttTGCAATTTTTTCACATTTTGTCTAAGACCAATATCAATTTCAACCTTATCATAGAATTTTGTACTTAACTGAGAATAATCGGTATCTTCCTCTAGAGTTAAAAATGTAGCACGACACACACGATGGAGATACTATAATATCTtaagatataatatagtatCCTTATATATAACACTTTCAGATAAGACATGATATTACTCAAATCAATTCTTAAAATTGTCCTGGGGGGCAATTTAAAACGGTTACATTGCGTTTCCGATTCTATTCCGATGCAACTTTGCCCAAACCCCAACTAAACTTGGTATTTATCGTTTTGGTAGTAGAACACTAAAATTATACGGCaacgattatatatattttatgaggcatatttgtttttttaaggtAAAGTTCCCAGCAACCCTCGGGGGGCAAAAGTTAATGAAGCTTCAAATGGTAATTGACCAATGACATATAAGTTTTGACACGTTTTAACATGCAGAGATGCAACACATTTCTTAACGAAATCAAATCGTTTAGACGAACTAATCGTGacgaatataatgaaaattcctgattataagataatataaaagaGGATTCAAG from Vanessa cardui chromosome 12, ilVanCard2.1, whole genome shotgun sequence encodes the following:
- the LOC124533974 gene encoding CTD nuclear envelope phosphatase 1 homolog is translated as MLKQLQMGIRAFMLIASKVWSCFCYMFRKQYRALAQYQSVKYEIYPLSPVSRHRLSLVKRKMLVLDLDETLIHSHHDAMLRPTVKPGTPPDFVLKVTIDKHPVRFFVHKRPHVDYFLDIVSQWYELVVFTASMEIYGAAVADKLDNGRGILRRRFYRQHCTAEHGSYTKNLSSICDDLNRVFILDNSPGAYRDFPDNAIPIKSWFSDPLDVALLNLLPALDALRFTHDVRSVLSRNLHLHRLW